One window from the genome of Pedobacter schmidteae encodes:
- a CDS encoding EamA family transporter: MSKSNLKYFFAGILSFAIWGFFSIPLRNLKAFPSEEILYYRIFTSLVFIWLAILIFRRKELRKDFAYLSSISVKDKRNILLQLVASTLLLTGNWYTYIYAVNHVSLQSAAFAYMVCPLITAFGGFLILKEALSRLKLISLGIALVSILLLATGSLVDVLWSVIIASLYAFYLIIQRKMQHLDKLNVLAVQIGLAVLLMLPFYLLKHQGIPQDLWFWGNITVIAVFFTIIPLFMSLYALIGIPSSTLGIIIYTNPIIAFAVAIFYFGEHVDVHKLFAYLLLLTSVIVFNWSTIKEIFIFRSKSL; the protein is encoded by the coding sequence TTGTCTAAATCGAACCTTAAGTATTTTTTTGCAGGCATTTTATCATTTGCCATCTGGGGTTTTTTTTCTATTCCTTTAAGAAACCTGAAGGCTTTTCCTTCAGAGGAAATTCTGTATTATCGCATTTTTACTTCTCTGGTGTTCATTTGGCTTGCCATTTTGATCTTCAGAAGAAAGGAGCTGAGAAAGGACTTTGCCTATCTCTCATCCATAAGCGTAAAAGATAAACGGAATATTTTGTTGCAACTGGTGGCTTCTACACTTTTGCTGACTGGAAACTGGTACACCTATATTTATGCCGTTAATCATGTCAGCCTTCAGTCGGCCGCTTTTGCCTATATGGTCTGTCCATTGATTACTGCTTTTGGAGGCTTCCTGATTTTAAAAGAGGCGCTTTCGCGCTTAAAGTTGATTTCCCTTGGAATCGCTTTGGTCAGCATCTTGCTGCTGGCCACAGGGTCTCTGGTCGATGTACTGTGGTCAGTTATTATTGCTTCGCTTTATGCTTTTTATTTGATTATACAACGTAAAATGCAGCATCTGGATAAACTTAATGTATTAGCGGTGCAAATAGGACTAGCAGTATTGCTAATGCTGCCGTTTTATTTATTAAAACACCAGGGTATACCTCAGGATTTGTGGTTTTGGGGCAACATTACCGTCATTGCAGTTTTCTTTACCATTATCCCTTTGTTTATGAGCTTGTATGCATTAATTGGCATCCCTTCATCAACGCTGGGAATTATTATCTATACCAATCCAATTATTGCTTTTGCAGTGGCTATTTTTTATTTTGGAGAGCATGTGGATGTGCATAAGCTATTCGCATATTTGTTATTACTGACATCTGTAATCGTATTTAACTGGAGCACCATTAAGGAGATATTTATTTTTCGATCCAAATCATTGTGA
- a CDS encoding RidA family protein: protein MKKIINTTNAPAPIGPYNQAVQAGGFLFLSGQVAINPASGDLVQSSISEETHQVMRNIKAVLLEASYEFEDVVKTTIFLSDMDLFAAVNEVYGSYFESNFPARETVAVKGLPKGVNVEISMTAFKG, encoded by the coding sequence ATGAAGAAGATCATCAATACAACCAATGCTCCGGCCCCGATTGGCCCTTATAACCAAGCTGTACAAGCTGGTGGATTTTTGTTTCTATCCGGACAGGTAGCTATTAATCCTGCCTCTGGCGACCTGGTTCAGTCGTCTATATCAGAAGAAACACATCAGGTGATGAGAAATATCAAAGCCGTGTTACTGGAGGCGTCCTATGAATTTGAGGACGTGGTAAAAACAACTATTTTTTTATCAGATATGGATCTGTTTGCAGCGGTAAACGAAGTGTATGGTTCCTATTTTGAAAGCAATTTTCCTGCTCGCGAGACGGTTGCTGTGAAAGGCTTGCCAAAAGGGGTTAATGTAGAAATCTCGATGACTGCATTTAAAGGATAG
- a CDS encoding DUF6728 family protein: MYLFRKKDPERPTSTNIKIMHIINAIAITVFVAGILWKLIDWLFLS; this comes from the coding sequence ATGTATTTATTCAGAAAAAAGGATCCCGAAAGACCTACAAGCACAAATATCAAAATTATGCATATCATTAATGCAATCGCAATTACGGTATTCGTGGCTGGGATTTTATGGAAGTTAATAGACTGGCTTTTTTTAAGCTGA
- a CDS encoding OmpA family protein yields MNYSTLKKGLAASFVALMGVTTLASAQDATTSSSAKVFGGRGQYRTWSLGVNGGVLSPFVAIGGSNDFTNFDVNLGYGISLRKQLGHAFGLEGNIFRGKVSGTNKDATGGAVNGISSFETEIGYAADIRGVVNVATVDFLRRENSVNFFVTAGYGVAAYRAALNGADPANLPETYGDNKDKKYVKEAYIPVGAGIKFKVSERVSFNLGYTMHFLDGDNFDGVYAKATTKDKFSYGYAGLEFSLGSKSKPNLDWVNPLALMYDELKDPSLRNEVEALKNRVSAVEKSVEDLKKDSDGDGVADQFDKCPGTPAGTAVDGSGCPLPKAPEPTAVNSSNLTGFEKIQFEFNSSVLKTDSYPTLDKLSSVLRENGGKVTVNGYASSEGTAAYNLKLSKDRANSVKTYLVNSGVNSSQVVTKGNGEANPIASNDTEEGRIQNRRVETARN; encoded by the coding sequence ATGAATTATTCTACTTTAAAAAAGGGTCTAGCAGCTTCTTTTGTAGCATTAATGGGAGTAACAACTCTTGCTAGTGCTCAGGATGCTACGACTTCTTCTTCGGCCAAGGTATTTGGTGGAAGAGGCCAGTACAGGACGTGGTCTTTAGGTGTTAACGGTGGTGTTTTATCTCCATTTGTTGCTATCGGTGGATCAAACGACTTTACTAACTTCGATGTTAACTTAGGTTACGGTATCTCATTGAGAAAACAATTAGGCCATGCATTTGGTTTAGAAGGTAACATTTTCCGTGGAAAAGTTTCTGGAACAAACAAAGATGCTACTGGTGGTGCTGTAAACGGTATCAGCTCATTTGAAACTGAGATCGGTTACGCTGCTGACATCAGAGGTGTTGTTAATGTTGCAACTGTTGACTTCTTACGTCGTGAGAACTCAGTTAACTTCTTCGTAACTGCTGGTTACGGTGTTGCTGCTTACAGAGCTGCATTAAACGGTGCTGATCCTGCAAACTTACCTGAGACTTATGGTGATAACAAAGATAAAAAATACGTTAAAGAAGCTTATATCCCAGTTGGTGCTGGTATTAAATTCAAAGTTTCTGAGCGTGTATCATTTAACTTAGGTTATACCATGCATTTCTTAGATGGAGATAACTTTGACGGAGTATATGCTAAAGCAACTACTAAAGATAAATTCTCTTACGGATATGCTGGTTTAGAATTCTCATTAGGTTCTAAATCTAAACCAAACCTGGATTGGGTTAACCCATTAGCATTAATGTATGATGAATTGAAAGATCCATCTTTACGTAACGAAGTTGAGGCTTTGAAAAACCGTGTATCTGCTGTTGAAAAATCTGTTGAAGATTTGAAAAAAGATAGCGATGGTGACGGTGTAGCTGATCAGTTTGATAAATGCCCAGGTACTCCAGCTGGTACTGCTGTTGATGGTTCAGGATGTCCTCTACCTAAAGCACCAGAGCCTACTGCTGTAAATTCTAGCAACTTAACTGGTTTCGAAAAAATCCAATTTGAGTTCAACTCTTCAGTTTTAAAAACTGATTCTTACCCTACTTTAGATAAATTATCTTCAGTATTGCGTGAAAACGGTGGTAAAGTAACTGTAAACGGTTACGCTTCAAGCGAAGGTACTGCTGCATACAATTTGAAATTATCTAAAGACAGAGCTAACTCTGTTAAAACTTACTTAGTTAACTCTGGTGTTAACTCTAGTCAAGTTGTAACTAAAGGTAATGGTGAAGCTAATCCAATTGCTTCTAACGATACTGAAGAAGGTCGTATCCAAAACCGTCGTGTTGAAACAGCTAGAAACTAA
- the meaB gene encoding methylmalonyl Co-A mutase-associated GTPase MeaB, whose amino-acid sequence MQNEDSLIKGVKEGSFTALARTITLVENDIAPAAQLLRKLTVNSDVPVIGITGPPGAGKSTLVNAITAQILKEGKRIAILAVDPTSPFNFGSLLGDRIRMSQQFNNPNVYIRSLATRGALGGISAKTIEIVDVLRSAAFDIILVETVGVGQSEVEIAGLADKTIVVLVPESGDEIQNIKSGLMEIAQGFVVNKADREGADTFANNLKKLVHQQHQPIPVFKTVADKQEGIAELCDWLLKPAMADNERKPFLLTEKAFKIIQHYRMADVNKQELQEAIHLAIKNPNFNIYRFTDSWI is encoded by the coding sequence ATGCAAAACGAAGATTCTCTTATAAAAGGAGTAAAAGAAGGAAGTTTTACAGCTTTGGCAAGAACAATTACGCTTGTTGAAAATGATATTGCTCCTGCTGCACAATTATTAAGAAAGTTAACCGTCAATTCCGATGTTCCGGTAATAGGGATAACGGGCCCCCCGGGTGCGGGCAAAAGTACATTGGTAAATGCCATTACCGCGCAGATTTTAAAGGAAGGAAAAAGGATTGCTATTCTTGCGGTTGATCCTACATCTCCCTTTAATTTTGGGTCGTTGCTTGGCGACAGGATCAGGATGTCACAACAGTTTAATAATCCCAATGTTTACATCCGGTCGTTGGCCACAAGAGGTGCGCTTGGGGGAATTTCTGCAAAAACGATTGAAATTGTTGATGTGCTCAGGTCTGCCGCATTTGATATCATCCTGGTAGAAACGGTCGGTGTAGGGCAGTCGGAAGTAGAAATTGCGGGGCTGGCAGACAAGACCATTGTGGTACTGGTGCCCGAATCGGGAGATGAAATACAAAATATTAAATCGGGATTGATGGAGATTGCACAGGGCTTTGTAGTGAATAAGGCCGACAGGGAAGGCGCAGACACTTTTGCCAATAACCTGAAAAAACTGGTTCATCAACAACATCAGCCTATCCCTGTTTTCAAAACTGTTGCTGATAAGCAGGAAGGTATTGCTGAATTATGCGACTGGCTGCTGAAGCCAGCTATGGCCGACAATGAGCGTAAGCCATTTCTGCTCACTGAAAAGGCCTTTAAAATTATACAGCACTATCGCATGGCTGATGTAAATAAGCAGGAACTACAGGAGGCCATACATTTGGCGATCAAAAATCCGAATTTTAACATTTATCGTTTTACAGATTCCTGGATTTAA
- a CDS encoding glycosyltransferase family 2 protein has product MSRKPSVTLLISTYNWPEALELVLLSVNSQTHKPNEIIIADDGSDERTKLLIEKYHAKFQVPLVHVWHEDKGFRLAKIRNMAIARATGDYIVQIDGDIIMHPNFIADHCSFASPGSFVRASRIYISSEVSQQMLDKKRYRINAFSKGITNFFSALRIPFLWKHFETGYKDKGDERYEIHGCNMAYWRKDAIQVNGYNELFNGWGPEDKEFITRLLNIGVQKRFLKLGAIAFHIYHKENSKTFLAENIKAFKESIAQKKVFCEKGINQYL; this is encoded by the coding sequence ATGTCCCGGAAACCAAGCGTCACTTTACTGATTTCTACTTATAACTGGCCGGAGGCACTGGAGCTGGTATTGCTGAGTGTAAACTCGCAAACCCATAAGCCCAACGAAATTATAATAGCTGACGATGGTTCTGACGAACGGACAAAACTTCTTATAGAAAAATACCACGCAAAATTCCAGGTTCCCCTGGTGCATGTGTGGCATGAAGACAAAGGTTTTAGGCTCGCAAAAATCCGAAACATGGCCATTGCCCGGGCTACGGGCGATTATATTGTCCAGATAGATGGCGACATCATCATGCACCCCAATTTTATTGCAGATCACTGTAGCTTTGCGAGCCCCGGATCATTTGTAAGGGCAAGCAGAATCTATATCAGCTCAGAGGTTTCACAACAAATGCTCGACAAAAAACGTTATAGAATAAATGCTTTCAGTAAAGGCATTACCAATTTTTTTAGTGCTTTAAGAATTCCTTTTTTATGGAAGCATTTTGAAACCGGATACAAAGACAAGGGGGATGAACGGTATGAAATCCACGGATGCAATATGGCCTATTGGAGAAAAGATGCGATACAGGTAAATGGGTACAATGAGCTGTTTAACGGATGGGGACCGGAGGATAAAGAATTCATTACCCGCCTGTTAAACATTGGCGTTCAAAAACGTTTTCTCAAATTAGGAGCCATAGCTTTTCACATTTACCATAAAGAAAATTCCAAAACCTTTTTGGCCGAGAACATCAAAGCATTCAAAGAAAGTATAGCACAAAAGAAAGTCTTTTGTGAAAAAGGAATTAATCAATACCTATAA
- a CDS encoding glycosyltransferase family 2 protein — MPANSTSLLIATYNWPEALELVFKSVLYQTVQVSEILIADDGSDERTKKVIDDFRKRTTIPVIHHWHEDKGFRKTIIMNEALASAKGKYIIQIDGDILLHTHFIADHLSEAKNGFYIKGSRSMLSADRTAQILHTKNIHINPLTEGVGSRINATRFPSLSFLFKGDRLRSNNLRGCNFAFWKKDFITVNGYNNDLEGWGHEDIELAARLTNLGIRQRQLKLKAVCYHLYHKINPRHNEDINYQKYLKVVEEGTIKCTNGISLPSEPVLL; from the coding sequence ATGCCAGCAAATTCAACATCCCTCCTTATAGCAACCTACAACTGGCCGGAAGCGCTGGAATTAGTTTTTAAAAGCGTTTTGTACCAAACTGTACAGGTTAGCGAAATTCTGATTGCAGATGATGGCTCTGATGAACGCACGAAAAAAGTAATTGACGATTTCAGAAAAAGAACCACTATCCCTGTTATCCACCATTGGCATGAGGACAAGGGCTTTAGGAAGACTATTATTATGAATGAAGCCCTGGCATCGGCCAAAGGAAAATACATTATTCAGATAGACGGTGATATACTGCTGCACACACACTTTATTGCCGATCATTTGAGTGAAGCTAAAAATGGTTTTTACATCAAAGGCAGTCGATCTATGTTATCGGCAGATCGTACGGCGCAAATTTTGCATACCAAAAACATCCATATTAATCCATTGACCGAAGGTGTTGGAAGCAGAATCAACGCCACCCGCTTTCCCTCCTTATCATTTCTGTTTAAAGGCGACCGGCTTAGATCGAACAACCTGCGCGGCTGTAATTTTGCATTCTGGAAAAAAGATTTTATTACAGTAAACGGCTATAACAACGATTTGGAAGGCTGGGGGCATGAGGATATTGAACTAGCGGCAAGGCTAACCAATCTGGGCATCCGGCAACGGCAGTTGAAATTAAAAGCCGTTTGTTATCATCTTTATCACAAGATAAATCCACGGCACAATGAGGATATCAATTATCAGAAATATCTGAAGGTAGTTGAAGAGGGAACGATAAAATGTACAAATGGCATCAGCTTACCATCAGAACCAGTACTCCTATAG
- a CDS encoding glycosyltransferase family 2 protein: protein MANVNSIDVVVPSFRLDEEILLNICNLEIPEGVLATFYIVADNPAMEIPEGLLKLALEDKIVVVKNEINLGFSRTRNKGIRLGNSKWLLLLDDDVTPEKNLLTAYAAAIAKHPDALGFAGITNFPEPFDTATLALHVNGNTGHSKGANHHTTLMWVPTTNIMLNREKMDASLFDEQLKKGGEDIEFLVRNALLNDEKYLAVNDAVVEHPWWDGGATKRLFRYGAGAAQIAPLPAIKSYTYHDFTNTGESLLLLILASPLILLYHSWSFFSVLVLILLVAEFITNYMRSVFLSGKYSIALASHIFWLKNCYEAGYLYESLSTGRLSGFAERIELGFVKKHPSWFRLNKWKIVKMCLIAIGVLVLMVS from the coding sequence ATGGCTAATGTAAATTCAATTGACGTAGTTGTTCCTTCCTTCCGATTAGATGAGGAGATTCTTTTAAACATTTGTAATCTGGAAATACCGGAGGGTGTTTTGGCGACTTTTTATATTGTAGCAGACAACCCGGCAATGGAAATCCCTGAAGGATTGTTGAAACTTGCTTTGGAGGATAAAATTGTTGTGGTAAAAAATGAAATCAACCTGGGCTTCTCCAGAACCCGGAATAAAGGAATCCGTTTGGGCAACAGTAAATGGCTGCTTTTGCTGGATGATGACGTTACCCCTGAAAAAAACTTGCTCACTGCATACGCCGCAGCGATAGCTAAACATCCGGATGCCCTGGGCTTTGCGGGGATTACCAATTTTCCAGAGCCCTTTGATACCGCTACGCTGGCGCTTCACGTAAACGGCAACACCGGGCATTCGAAGGGTGCTAACCACCATACGACCTTGATGTGGGTACCTACCACTAACATTATGTTGAACAGGGAAAAAATGGATGCCAGCCTATTTGATGAACAACTGAAAAAGGGTGGAGAAGATATCGAATTTCTGGTAAGGAATGCATTGCTGAATGACGAAAAATATCTGGCTGTAAATGATGCTGTGGTAGAGCACCCATGGTGGGATGGTGGAGCTACAAAAAGGCTGTTCAGATACGGTGCAGGAGCAGCTCAGATAGCGCCGTTACCCGCAATAAAATCCTATACATATCATGATTTTACCAATACAGGCGAAAGTTTGTTGTTGTTGATTTTGGCTTCCCCATTAATTTTACTTTATCATTCCTGGTCGTTTTTTTCTGTACTGGTATTGATCTTGCTGGTGGCAGAATTTATAACCAATTATATGAGGAGCGTTTTTTTATCGGGCAAGTATTCTATAGCCCTGGCCAGCCATATATTCTGGTTAAAAAATTGTTATGAGGCTGGATATTTATATGAAAGTTTGTCTACCGGCAGACTAAGTGGTTTTGCTGAAAGGATTGAACTAGGCTTTGTTAAAAAGCATCCCAGCTGGTTCAGGTTAAATAAATGGAAAATTGTTAAAATGTGTTTAATTGCTATAGGAGTACTGGTTCTGATGGTAAGCTGA
- a CDS encoding ABC transporter ATP-binding protein: MKTYFRLLSFAKPIEKFAIPYVITTLLSVLFGVLNLTLLSPLFTVMMSDDKPKPVVPTEATSAFNLVARFKEFIDYSLANYGPQTTLSYMCLIILVSVLLSNVFKYFSQRTMEDLRVHTLLNLRKTVFNNVMNLHVGYFNNERKGDIMSKVSSDVQVVQYTVTNTLQVVFKEPVTLIFYVIALLAISVKLTLFSLMVIPISAFIISKIVKRLKRQAKESHESFAKMTGFLEEALGAIKIIKAFNATQRIKDRFHNENVFFSNLNRKMVRRQQLGSPVSEFLGVVMVTFIVWYGGSLIMSKQPDALTVGQFIAYVALFSQVMRPAKALTDAFSGIHSGIAAGERVLELIDTKSEQVNKPNAIAITDFQKSLTFENVSFSYGNKEVLKNIDLVIEKGKTIALVGPSGGGKSTLMDLIPRFHDPKSGLIKIDGHQYADLTVESIRAQMGLVNQESILFNDTIFDNIAFAKPDATEEEVINAAKIANAHEFIMQTENGYQTYVGDRGNRLSGGQRQRLCIARAVLSNPPIMLLDEATSALDTESEKLVQDALNKLTQNRTSIVIAHRLSTIHGADLILVIDKGQIIEKGTHSELIDHNGLYKKLIELQTFS, translated from the coding sequence ATGAAAACCTATTTCAGATTATTATCTTTTGCAAAACCCATTGAAAAATTCGCTATACCATACGTCATCACCACTTTGCTTTCAGTCCTTTTTGGTGTACTGAACCTTACGCTGCTCTCGCCTTTGTTTACAGTAATGATGTCGGATGACAAACCGAAGCCCGTAGTACCAACTGAAGCTACATCGGCCTTTAACCTAGTTGCCAGATTTAAAGAATTTATCGATTATTCTTTAGCTAACTATGGGCCGCAAACCACATTAAGTTACATGTGCCTTATTATATTGGTCTCGGTTCTGCTTTCCAATGTTTTCAAGTATTTCTCACAAAGGACCATGGAAGATTTAAGGGTGCATACCCTGCTTAATCTACGTAAAACAGTTTTTAACAATGTGATGAACCTTCACGTAGGTTATTTCAATAATGAACGTAAGGGCGATATCATGTCAAAAGTGTCTTCCGATGTACAGGTGGTACAATATACCGTGACCAACACCTTACAAGTGGTGTTTAAAGAACCAGTCACCCTCATTTTTTATGTAATTGCGTTATTGGCCATATCAGTAAAACTTACCTTATTCTCTTTAATGGTTATTCCTATATCGGCTTTCATCATTAGTAAAATTGTAAAAAGATTAAAGCGGCAGGCTAAAGAATCACATGAATCGTTTGCCAAGATGACCGGCTTCCTGGAAGAAGCATTGGGCGCTATCAAAATCATTAAAGCATTTAATGCCACACAAAGAATTAAGGACAGATTTCATAACGAAAATGTTTTCTTCTCCAATTTAAACAGGAAAATGGTGAGAAGACAACAATTGGGCTCTCCGGTTTCAGAGTTTTTGGGTGTGGTAATGGTAACCTTCATTGTGTGGTATGGCGGCTCATTAATCATGAGCAAACAACCAGATGCCCTTACCGTAGGCCAGTTTATCGCCTATGTGGCCTTATTTTCACAAGTAATGCGTCCGGCAAAAGCACTTACTGATGCTTTTAGTGGCATCCATTCCGGAATAGCTGCTGGTGAACGGGTTTTGGAACTGATCGATACCAAATCAGAACAAGTCAACAAGCCAAATGCAATTGCCATAACTGATTTCCAGAAATCTCTGACTTTTGAAAATGTTTCCTTCTCTTATGGAAACAAAGAGGTTTTGAAAAATATCGATCTCGTGATTGAAAAAGGAAAAACAATTGCATTAGTAGGCCCATCAGGTGGAGGGAAAAGCACATTAATGGATCTTATCCCTCGTTTTCATGATCCGAAATCAGGGCTCATAAAAATTGATGGGCATCAATATGCCGATTTAACGGTAGAAAGCATTCGTGCTCAAATGGGCCTGGTAAACCAGGAATCAATATTATTTAATGATACGATATTTGATAATATCGCTTTTGCAAAACCTGATGCCACTGAAGAGGAGGTAATTAACGCTGCGAAAATTGCCAATGCCCATGAATTCATTATGCAGACAGAAAATGGCTACCAGACTTATGTTGGCGATAGGGGAAACCGGTTGTCGGGCGGACAAAGACAAAGGCTGTGTATTGCAAGGGCAGTACTCTCCAATCCGCCAATTATGCTGCTTGACGAAGCGACATCTGCATTAGATACCGAATCAGAGAAACTGGTACAGGATGCTTTAAACAAGCTCACCCAAAACCGAACCTCCATTGTAATAGCACATAGGTTAAGTACCATACATGGCGCAGACCTCATTCTGGTTATAGACAAAGGGCAGATCATTGAAAAAGGTACACATAGTGAGCTGATAGATCACAATGGCCTTTACAAAAAGCTTATTGAACTTCAAACTTTTAGCTAA
- a CDS encoding glycosyltransferase, translating to MKKGITVIICTCNGAARLPETLKHLAVQQVRTDLQWEIILVDNASTDNSAIVAKTLWEELNVPQIPLTLAQENTPGKLFAFQKAITLTNHEYFIIVDDDNWLNPDYVQMAFDMLDANPDIGILGGQAVAAISSSATLPDWFETVQEGYAVGPQAKKSGDITAKGNIWGAGLCSRTQYYIDAYEGFPSLLINKNDQRLLTAEDSEYCLRAILRGHKLYYDSRLSLQHYIPDARLTLAYKTSLFANFKNTNLIMDNYLLAIKFGIKGNISRFNRIRLTCITPIRYFFASSPQKKTRQRIILCYLFPFLKPDPITAQIKEFMNR from the coding sequence ATGAAAAAGGGCATTACCGTCATTATCTGTACCTGCAATGGAGCAGCCAGACTTCCTGAGACACTAAAACATCTGGCAGTGCAACAGGTAAGGACGGATCTCCAATGGGAGATCATTCTGGTAGATAATGCGTCAACTGACAACTCTGCTATTGTAGCCAAAACGCTATGGGAAGAATTAAATGTGCCACAAATTCCTTTAACCTTAGCACAGGAAAATACGCCCGGTAAGCTATTTGCTTTTCAAAAAGCGATAACGCTCACCAACCATGAGTATTTTATTATTGTTGATGATGACAACTGGCTTAATCCAGATTATGTGCAAATGGCGTTCGATATGCTGGATGCAAATCCCGATATCGGGATTTTAGGTGGCCAGGCCGTAGCAGCAATAAGCAGTTCGGCAACTTTACCTGATTGGTTTGAAACCGTTCAGGAAGGATATGCTGTAGGGCCGCAAGCAAAAAAATCAGGTGACATTACAGCCAAAGGCAATATATGGGGAGCAGGATTATGCTCAAGAACACAGTATTATATTGATGCGTATGAAGGATTTCCTTCCTTGCTGATCAATAAAAATGATCAAAGATTATTGACAGCTGAAGATTCTGAATACTGTTTAAGGGCTATCCTTCGCGGTCATAAGCTATATTACGATTCAAGATTGTCTTTACAGCATTATATACCCGATGCAAGGCTCACTTTAGCCTACAAAACCAGCTTGTTCGCAAATTTCAAAAATACAAACCTGATTATGGACAACTACCTGTTAGCCATAAAATTTGGCATTAAGGGCAATATCAGTCGGTTTAATAGGATCAGGTTAACATGTATTACGCCAATCAGATATTTCTTTGCTTCCTCACCTCAAAAGAAGACAAGACAAAGAATTATCCTATGCTACTTGTTCCCTTTTCTTAAACCCGACCCAATAACTGCCCAAATCAAAGAGTTCATGAATAGATAA
- a CDS encoding glycosyltransferase family 4 protein: protein MLKKIKRLADNLRALSKYSDIKKQLAKKRDNYFFFPSWSFGGAERVHVDIMNLFKDPKPLCFITEKSITNGFQKEFEAASDAIELGRWAEKKELKRHLYKMLAKAINAQEHPVVSGWCNKFMYDLIPYLAPHVQVIDIMHNFADDDKGIEWYSIPYVPRINKRIVVGNGLIQQFKELYRINRISEGYQDRLVLIQNKISFDGVFPEKNYGGELQILFVGRNSPEKRPEVFIRVAEMAQSLNLPITFKLIGDFKAEDTPVPPNTLVVGQVHDKKILAQHYKEAHLLLLTSHRESWGLVVFEGMNKGVVPISTNVGELSSYISYEQQNGILVENLSDTDTLAGLFIEEIRRFIDNRTLLSQFSKNGFDTVKQQAEACDFDEAYRKTLSGKSE, encoded by the coding sequence ATGCTTAAGAAGATTAAAAGATTAGCAGATAACCTTAGGGCTTTATCCAAATATTCCGACATAAAAAAACAACTTGCAAAGAAAAGGGATAATTACTTTTTCTTTCCATCCTGGTCTTTTGGGGGTGCAGAACGTGTTCATGTGGATATCATGAACCTTTTTAAGGATCCCAAACCACTCTGCTTCATCACAGAAAAATCTATAACCAACGGCTTCCAGAAAGAATTCGAAGCCGCTTCAGACGCGATTGAGCTGGGCAGATGGGCAGAGAAAAAGGAGCTCAAACGTCACCTATACAAAATGCTTGCAAAGGCAATCAACGCACAGGAACATCCTGTGGTGTCTGGCTGGTGCAACAAGTTTATGTACGATCTGATCCCTTATTTAGCTCCCCATGTACAGGTTATAGATATCATGCATAATTTTGCAGATGATGACAAAGGAATAGAATGGTATAGCATTCCTTATGTGCCCCGGATAAACAAAAGGATTGTTGTGGGAAATGGCCTGATACAACAGTTCAAAGAATTGTACCGGATAAATCGAATATCTGAAGGATACCAGGATAGATTGGTTCTGATTCAGAATAAAATTTCCTTTGATGGGGTATTCCCTGAAAAAAACTATGGAGGAGAACTGCAGATTCTTTTTGTTGGCCGAAATAGCCCCGAAAAAAGGCCCGAAGTATTTATCAGGGTCGCCGAAATGGCCCAGAGTTTAAATCTTCCGATAACTTTTAAACTCATAGGTGACTTTAAAGCCGAAGACACTCCAGTCCCTCCAAATACACTGGTTGTTGGTCAGGTACACGACAAAAAGATTTTGGCACAGCACTACAAAGAAGCACATTTATTGCTATTGACTTCGCACCGGGAGAGTTGGGGGCTGGTTGTATTTGAGGGGATGAATAAAGGTGTGGTACCCATTTCGACCAATGTTGGAGAACTTTCAAGTTATATTTCTTACGAACAACAAAACGGTATTCTTGTTGAAAACCTTAGCGACACCGATACGCTTGCGGGATTATTTATTGAGGAAATAAGACGTTTTATAGATAACCGAACGCTTTTAAGTCAATTTAGTAAAAATGGTTTCGATACAGTGAAACAACAGGCCGAAGCCTGCGATTTTGATGAAGCATACAGAAAGACATTATCTGGAAAATCTGAATAA